From Quercus lobata isolate SW786 chromosome 11, ValleyOak3.0 Primary Assembly, whole genome shotgun sequence:
tgtaaaaaatatattaacgGCGTCCAGCAACTTACGAAGCCATTGTGAAATATTGATTGTCAATAGACAGAGCCTCTAACAGTActgtaaaaaatatattaacgGCTCTGTCTATTGACAATCAAGATCTATCTCCAATTCCAAGGTTCCATTTCAATgatattaaaaacaaatgagtTTTTAGGTTATGGATTACAGGCaagttttaatttgttaaatttaatataaatgtaGAATTTTATGTGgcatcaaattttttatttatttattttttgggtcaaaTGTGGCAGAATTATGGAAGATTCAAATTTACGGCAGTCATTGATCAAGAAGAgtattcttttgaaaattgatgGGCTGTACTAAGCCCCATAAACTACGTACATGACTCACTTTTAACGTTAAAGTAAGTTTTCTAATATTCTTTTGCGTCAAATCTACTTTATGCAGccgtattatatatatattataaacttataaCGATAAGTTTCTTTGTTtgtaaaagtaaataaaatctATGTGATTTATCCGTTGACATGAAGTTTCTTTAAAGTTTTatctcataatatatatatatatatatatatatatatatatatatatgaacgtttaaatatttgttgaaattaataaaaggTGAGTTACTTTTGTAATGACAAATGTtcatgtaaggacacgattcgtggcggaccataacagtgtcgggttcgcgcgtgaaaatgccgtaacaatatcatttgtagagcgtgggtttggaaggctaggccttgatcgacaggcggtgggtttttcatggtgttcgtacaaatttaagttttcctttacccctggagtctttctcctggaggtgggctgggagactctggtttttggccattttttccaacCTCTTCTCTAGGttccttatttttccttttatactcgcctgcgtccactatctttcatccacgtatagggtcaacctttccaaggctgatacttgtcccgtcagtccatacccaaagtcgttgggaattgttgtaaaagtcaaagaatgtggctctgtcaggttcagagcattaaatggcagtaacagcagctttccctggatattttagatctttcttccaagtttcagtcctataccgtttttacccttctttctgggggtactttgggtctgccgaggactgaactgccctcggcggtatccaaaggctatcttgtcgagtttgggccataaccctcctcggtttgggccttcggattctccccgggtagatgggcctgacccataaatcatttgggccccacagttcatattaaaaaatatattttcatataaaataatgtGTGCTTTGTGTTACACTTAAAAAGTTTAGGAAGGTAAATGTCACACACTTAACAATTTACACATAAAATTCACATGACTCTTAATCGCGAAAGagtttcatgttttttttttttttaagaatcattCATTGTCatgtaaaatacaaaattggttacaatttttttattagtttttacaTAATTTATCATAATTATTACATAATAAATAGTGTCAATAAGGAGTTTATATAAAAGTCACACACTTCATAtcacaaattatatattgtacttCCTTAGAGATTCCTAAATATAGGTTGTAAAAATAGTGGTGTCTATAATATTCCTCAACTAATTCTGGTTTGAtaatcttattatatatttccattggaagaagggaaaaagaaatcttctaatttatatatttttggaagaaaaatagtatttgcttgttaagagCTAGTAGCTCAattgattgatatttttttagtatttttaacgTAAACATCTAGATTTGAATTCTCCTTTTtcttaactatcaaattatttataaaaataaataaataaataaaaaattgcttgCGCCTTAAAGATGTAACGTATACTAAAAGTGGAAATATCATCACATGGAGTCTCTTATCCTCCACATGAAGAGTGAGAGGTGTTGAAGGAAACCCTCCGAGAACAGAGAATTCAACTCATATAACCATTAACTCATCTCCACCAAGCTTCAACTACACTAATACCATTCTCCACCTATTTTCAGAGCCATGAGCAAAGCACCTCCAGAGATGGATAGAACTACAAGTCCCATCTCTAGCAAAGCTCATCATCACCATCTCAAACACCACCACTATCGCAATCTCTCACCATTCTCTTTCTACTCTCCCAAACTCTCTATCTACATCCTAGCCACCTGTGTCATTCTCTTCATTCTCTTCAATATTCAATATTCCCTCCAAACCCCACCATCTAATTCCCCATTATCAACCTCATCATGGTCTCTCATGCATCAATGGCAGAGAGTCATcaacaccaccacaaccaccctAGCGTTTTCCTCCACCAACTGTACCAACGAGCTCATATCCTTGGCCGACAAGCTCCGCCACTCGGTAACATTTCTCCCACTCAAAGATTTACGATACACACAAACCGCTCTTCAAGGCCACACCTGGTTCATGAGCTCTATGCATGACACTCATGAGGAATATGAGGTACAATACCAACAATTCCCTTCAGAAAACTCACATGGCAGGCTTCTGTGCCTGAAAGGACGAGACAAGCATGATGGGTCTTGGAACTCCTACGCACTCGCATGGCCAGAAACTTTACCTTTTAATGCCACCCTCATGAAAGGCCTAACATTTGTGTCATACAATCATTACAACTATGACAATATCTGGCATGGTTTGTCAGCTATGGTACCCTTTGTGGCATGGcacaagaaaaacaaatgtGAAATTCCCAATAGGTGGGTTTTATACCACTGGGGTGAGCTTAGACTCAACATGGGGTTGTGGTTAAAGACCTTAATGGAGGCCACTTTTGATGGGCCACCATACATTGAAGGATTTGAAGGAGTACTTGGTGATGATGAGCCAGTTTGCTTTGAAAAAGCTGTGGTGATGAGGCACAATGAGGGAGGGATGTCAAGGGAGAGAAGGATGGAGGTGTATGATTTGATGAGGTGCAAGGCTAGAATGTACTGTAATGTGAGCCTGGAGGGCAGGGTTGCTGAGGTCAATGATAAAGGAGTGCCTGTGATTGggatcaccatgttcatgaggACTGGTCCTAGATCCTTCAGGAATCAGACTGAAGTGATTGGGATCTTTGAGAGGGAGTGTGCTAAGGTGGACAGTTGCCGAGTTATGGTGGCTTACTCCAACAATCTCAGCTTCTGTGAGCAGGTTAGTGTATagttaaaatctttttttgggtaaagcATAGGCACGCAAAACCCAGGTACAATTGCAGTATATTAATTGAAGCGCACAAACAGTAAATTCAAACTCACGATTGTGATGAAGCACAAACAGTATTATCTTTCtctataataattaaattgaataCAGCTAATTACGTATATacatttaattgaaaaaatctAATGCATTCCACTTAAGAAATAGTCCCTaaattttactctctttttttcattaaaaaatatcatctaaaagtttatagttttttttttatacatatatgtaagaATTCAATGCTAATGTTTTGTTAGATATGCAGATACacgtacatatatatatatatatatatatatatatgaaaaatttaaaataagttaGAAAGTGGAATTGATATGAAGAAAATAAGTTTAGCTAGTGGAATTAGCGTCACTGCCACCATAACACGAATGAACCCCACTCATATTAAAGTAACCACAAACAAACGGAAAACAGACTTTAATTAATCAGAGCACTCAATATTATATATTCTGAAGATCTCTGCCCATGAATTGAATGCACCCAAATTGGCTATGAACTGCTTAATTTAAGTGTTTTTTGTTACTTGAAATCCCAAATTGTTAGATGCATGTCCAGGATGAAGTAAGATAGACAAAGGCaatcaggatttttttttttttcctcagaaaGCTAAAGTATCAAGTATGATAGTCTCTGCAAATTCTAGGAAAGAGGGAgacatttataaaaattttatataggaTAAGAGAACtattcaattattattaattaataccCATGGCCACATGGGGATGGAAGTCATTTGCTTTGTCCAATGGCgcatatataaattatatatatgactCTAAATTTTCTTGTGTTATCATGGTTCCAGCAAAGCGTTGCACTATATCCAAAAAAGACTAATAATAATTGAAGATTTTTCATAATCATTTATGTAACTTAACTCAACCTGGTTAGTATATGAATAATATAGAACTTAGCAAACATCCACGCAATGTCTTCACAATTCAAATCCACATACAAATCCATAGTATTAAGATTATTAAATCCATGGAATTTAGAGCTTTAAAATAGATACTTGTGATGAACGAAATATaggaaattattaaataataaacctTTTCCCAAGGAATTATTATGTTGAGTTCATTCCATGGGGATTTTCAAATCATTCCTTCCATCCAACCACCTTAGTTGTATTAAGCCAATCATATGGTGCACAACTGCATTAAAGGTAGTAttcttttaggaaaaattaataCTAAAGCCACAAACTAGTTTACAAATCTTTTTACTAATTGTCAATATTGTGATGTTAGTGATAAATTCAAatgagaattaataaaaatttatcacatcaatgatttgtaaaaatgttgtaaaatagataGTAGTTTGTTACATCAAACTATTTTTTAGTATTACTAAATCAACTTACCTtctaattgtgatttttttttttttttttggtattttgggatataTTACAAATGTAGTCGGTGCATCAGTGCATGTAGTGCTACAGACACAGAAAATACACTGAATTTTTCCCATCCTCTCAcaagtagggatggcaatttttccccgccccgcttaacccgcccctccccgcttcgcctcgcgcgggttttccccgccccgcaaaAGCgatggggcggggatggggcaagattttagccccgcaccacggggcggggcggggatgggtttaggctttttagacccaccccgccccgcccctccccatccccgccccgccccgcgttactaaaagttataattgtaaaattttcataccctaaaaccctactacttaaacaaacatattaatattagcatattttattatacccaatgtgattctctgcctttattttgttgtgttatactatgagatttttatttatttattttttttaatgattgtcttgataaacacttggatatattattcaattttttctaaaaattgatttgattttatgggataaatttagttgtaatttcaagtatatttttattaatgaaataggtttcattaaaaaaattgtactagttgtagggcaaattaacaaaaagtagagttttacggggtgGGACGGGGCTTCGTGGGGccccaaggggcggggatggggtgagaaagtattccccgtcatgcggggcggggcggggatggggtaaCATAAAATCATGTGGGGCggggacgaagaccccatcattcggccccgccccgccccattgccatccctactcaCAAGAATTCACATGATTTGAAAATCTGGTGCATTTTTTTGGTGGTCGTGGCAATTTCCTAACTCCTGACAACAACCCTTTCTTCCTATATTAATGGCTCTATATATGTAGACTATTAGTGGCTCTAATGTATTACAATCCATTTTATTGATCCAGGTGAAGCTGATGAGCATGACAGACATTCTAGTATCCCCTCACGGTGCCCAGTTAACCAACATGTTCCTAATGGACAGAAACAGCAGTGTGATGGAGTTTTTCCCTAAAGGCTGGCTAAAACTTGCAGGCGTAGGCCAATATGTGTATCATTGGATAGCTAGCTGGTCTGGGATGAGACATCAAGGTGCATGGCGAGATCCCAATGGGGACAAATGCCCCTACCCGGAAGACGATCGCCGCTGCATGTCCATCTTCAAGAGTGGCAAAATTGGACACAATGAGACGTACTTTGGTGAGTGGGCTAGAAATGTTTTGGCTGAAGTGAAGACTAGGAAGATGGAAGAAGCCTCAAAGAAGATCAGTTCTActgggtgtgcttgtagctgaaTTGCAATCTCAAGCGCCTTTCCTATTCTATATACTTATCTATTTAGGTAGATTGTTCTACTTCAGGTTATAATTCCTCTTTGTGCAGAACTGCATCTAGAATGAGAtaactttgaaaaaattaaaaaaaaattaaaaaaacccttTAACAATAAGGTCAAAATTGAATTGTTCTTTCATCATTCCGGATTTTTGTACCATGGTCCATAACAAAGGATGTTCATGTGATTCATACTCTGTACGTGCACCTCCACCTTCCTACGAGGAAACTCTTCATTTGTAAAATTAATGAAGCACATACAGAATATGAATCACTTTTACTCCTTCTGTTTCTCTTCTACGCAGTGTTACTTCTCTTTCTATTCTTCACTGCTCACCATGGAAGACCTCACTAAAAATTGGTCTGAATTATCTCTATCTGATAGAGAACATGTTGGTTTTGTCCTTCCAAAAATTCACAAATCAGGGGAATACATTATAGTAGCAAAGTTTTTAACTTAATGCTATCTCATTGTGGAGGCAGTGGTTCGTACGTTTCAGCAGCGATGGAGGTCGGTAAAtggttataaaattcaaaatctggGAGATCATAGGGTGCTTTTTGTTTTCGACAACAGTTCAGATGTGGAAAGGATAATCAAAAATCAGCCATGGAGTTTTGACAAACACCTTGTGGTCTTGCAAACATTTGAAgagttttcaaaactcaaagatCTAGGTTTTGATAAAGCATTGTTTCGGGTTCAGGTTCATGATATTGCAGAAAGCATTTGGGAAACCATTGGAGAGGTCCGAAGGTCACCTAAATCCACAGATGATGATGGAGGTAACTTCATTCAGGAACGTTTCACAGTGGATATTACTCTTCCTTTATGCCGAGGTAGGGTGTTCAAGCTAGAGAATGGGGAGAAATCATGGGTTTGTTTTCAGTATGAGAGGGATGGTCGTTGGAAACACTATGAAAAACAATGCGAGCTATGGATTCGTAGCAAGAGCTCTCTAACCACTGATAAACGACAATTCGGTTCCTATATCAGAGCGGCACCATATCAAACAGGTGGAAGAAGGGAAATTCTGGTGCTTGGGTACTATGATCAGGTGGCAACGACTGAGAAAGTTCCATCGGAGGAGGGAAGTCCATCGGTTGCTGCAGTGATAGGGAAATCTAATACGGTAACTGAGGATGATAAGGAGAGAATTAAGGCTGTAATTAATTCAAAAGGCTTGGTAATGGCAAAAACGAGTACGGAGTAGGcaatgaaagaaattaattcTCATAATATCAAAATTCCGGATTTTTCTCTCCCtaataaaacagaattgatattAATTGAGAATGAGGCTCTGTCAatgttaattgaaattaatgAGGGCATTAATTCTAGCCTCATTTTAGAGTCTGATTTGGAAAAGATGGTTGATCCAAAGAAAATGGTTGAAATGGCAAGGTCACTTGAAACGGAAACTCCTTATTATCATAAAAGCTCACTTTGGGATTCTATTCTTACTAAAATTCCAAGATTGAGTTTCAAGGTTAATAAATTTCCTTCAAATCCAGCTGGTTCGGTAACGTGCTTGAGAGGAGATAATGAAGGGAGAAGGTACGGGTTTGATACCAATTATCCTACTAACTTACTCTGATCACATGCAGGGTGTGAAAGGTTTTATGGGTGATCGAGTGTAGGGTCCAACGTGTTTACTGAGTGAAGATGTGAAAGTGTTTCCTaacaatttttgtaaaattattgtattCTCACGTTAAGAGAAACGACAATAGGGTTGCTCATAGTCTGGTTAGAAATGCATTATGCATACTAGATGTTCAAGTATGGATGAAAGATGTCCCAtcacatattttttcaattttactaTTGGATTTAGTTgaattacattaataaaatccatcagtttgcttctaaaaaaaaaaaaaaagtttacgtTATTCTATTAACgtaaaatttacattataaaCTAAACATATGCTTATTACATTAAACACGTTCAcacaaatgtgtataatattgtacactgtttgtttgtttagacccctgaACACTCAGATTgtttgacttaattaattaaccaagttaacACTTAAGTTTATTATTTAGAACTAAGTTAAACAGTAATAAATCATATTATGcagtgcaaaaaaataaataagacagtGATATGATTACctagaaaaaccaatgaaaccaacagtttcaaggtaaaaaacctgaggagtATTTAACCTGATCTATCCTCAAGGCAAACAAATCCACTAAtggagaattgaaaattttacaaaagatttaaccctaaatctattactacttccagtagtaacttactaacacaaccacatgcaagctctgaatccacaAACTCCTTCTCTCTTGAATTTACTTTGCGCAAACACccatgtttgtgactttgagatctcatTCAAAGGTCTAGCAACACAAACTTTCCAGTTGGTGACttcaagaccacccttgaaggtttagatcattaGCAGTTGTTGATCTTGTTGCAGCAATTTCAAATCTACTAGTTCTAATGGTATGAGAATGATTTCCGGTAGTGACTTTGAAAGAGGAAGGCACAATACCTTTTTAGATCTTACAAAAGTAGCTCTAAAGTCTACTTAAAACATGTCTTAAGGTTTCCTTTAAATGCTATATGAAATAGATCTAAAACCATAATCACTTAATGGGTTTAACGAGCTcatgggcttaattaaaattctacagaCTCATGTTTCAATCGATTGGACCTGTTCTCTCGATCGGTCGAACCTAGCAAGTTTCTGAATTCTTGTTTCAGCGGCTTCCTTTTTTCTTGTATTCTGACTTATagcaccttgagcattgtctaataaatcCTATAGTTTCTAAGATTTAAATCTAGACAAATTTGTGCTCACAATTtgtcaattgttctaaacttttagaacctaacaatttcCCCATTtgacaatccgtgacaaaacttacatacaatatgaaatgctcaaatacaagaataGCCCTATTACAATAATATGCCtaattacatcacaaatctcaatctaagactcctaacctagaaaTTGCAAGAAGAGGCagaaggtcttgatcagaatgtacCTGTCTTTCCTGAACACTCAAAAGAGCACATCACCGCATGTATGGAAATAAAGACAGataaataatatgaaacacaatttaaaattaaaagtaaactaactttccccctaagttagatacatataaataaataataaataataataataataataataataaaaacacttttattttctccccctttgaaaaacaatttcatcTCCCCCTAAAtaaaaacagttaaaaaaaacctttccaaaatttcatctatgtctccccctttttgtcacatatTGATAAAGACAACCCAATCAAAAGGTAGACACAAAAAAACATACACAATAGAGgttaagagaaaatagaaaacaagggaacacaaaacaatttagctctataaaaaatagaggcaactccccctatgaacaaaggttttaaaaatagttttctccccctataaaaataggagaaacaaaacaagttttgggagaAGAGTTTTGGGGAAATTTTAGGAGGTGGGGAAAACTAAAAAGACACACATAAGTTGAGGATACATATGAAcacaaatattctctctttcaatatattCAAACTTAACATTATTTGACCCATAGACAAATGCATGCAAACACTTCAAGCACAATTAGTTAAGACTATACAATATAGATCTCAATGATATAAAAATTCAGCATGCAATgtgttttatagaaaatatttggaCATTTATTATCCaccatatctcaaaaaaaaaatccaatttttagtAGTACATAcatcaaaataaatagcatatactaaaatgtatagaactcaaaaaataattaatcaatttttaaatcaagttgagtacccaatttagtaAAGTgtatgcgtgttgtgtgtgaaaacaatgagagaggTATAATTGCAAAAATGCAAGATggataaagaaaataatggaatcCATGTGAATCCTATCACaaatgatgcaaaaaaaaaaaatgaacggTCAAgaaactaaaatctgaaaattttctaGTTTCGATTAGTCGAAAGGAATCAAGCATCAATCGAAAAAGCTTCCTAGAAAATTTCGATCAGTCAAGCATCAATCGGACATCAATCGAATCAGGCAGAGAGTTTTTGCTTTAAAACCTGAatattttcaatcgatcgagtgTAATCTTCGATCGGTCAAAACagtgaaaaattttaaaacttaaaaatctggaaattttatgcagaaaaacaatttgaaatcaatttttatGACTCAATGCAAAAGCACATGATCCAgaatagttttaaaaacatgatGCCTCTTAaatgcatgtatcaaaaccaatcaAGAAGTTAAAATCACATAATTTAAACTTctaaaacacatttttctttaaattcccaaccaaaaccaaaaaaaaataaataaataaaaaatttgcatttaCACATCAGTTCATATGCAATTAAAGATGGCCTAATTATTTAACACAATCATATGTACAAAATTTAGCAAAGATTTGCGTGTaatgtgtgcaactagtaagtgtacaaagtaaaaaaaaaaaaaaaaaaaaaaatgtgatatatggataataatcaaacaaattttcaacattATCCATCACATTGATTTcaaagtgactatcacctaaagagttacatcatataactcctaCATTTCCTAGaaaacacgcttgcaatcatatataaaacattttttttattctttttcttttaatggttttttttttttttttgcttttctatttcattttcttttgaattttcttttgattttcacATTCTTTTCACAATTAACACCTCGTTTAATCTTTCTGTGCAAATTTTATACCTTACCGAGCACAGCTTTTATAATTTGCACACAGGTATTCATGATTGGCGAGTAACAATGGTAAGAttgttatttatgtttttctcCTAAGATTTTAtagtccttacaatcaaaagaaTGTGACATTAAAATCAAGAGCATGTGTTTAAAAACCATAATCAACTCACACAATTTAAACACTACACAGCACAAACTagtaaagtgaaaaaaaatagttcatCAAAGCTAAATAAGGTACACAGTCATGAAATGCAAATTTCATAAGCCAACCTCTATTACACACTTGAAGATGTGTAATACCAAAAAAagttatgaccaaaaacaaaaaacacaaaaacaatgcatgaacagtgCTCAACTAAGCTATAAAGgatacacaaacaagaaatataaatttattaattaactcatgagtacatgtacaaactaatacatactcatacaaaatcCGAAATTGCTTATGCACTCAATTATGCAACACATACTTTCTATGTTTCTCCACAATGCCAAgtatgttctaaatcaagagagagatatcataattcacgtaattctcaagaaaaataaaataagacccaaaataaattatttttatcattttgaaaattttcaatgtttttggattttttttttttttttgaataaacaaaacaaactaaaaacaaGACAGCCAATAATAGAAAG
This genomic window contains:
- the LOC115966604 gene encoding uncharacterized protein LOC115966604; this translates as MSKAPPEMDRTTSPISSKAHHHHLKHHHYRNLSPFSFYSPKLSIYILATCVILFILFNIQYSLQTPPSNSPLSTSSWSLMHQWQRVINTTTTTLAFSSTNCTNELISLADKLRHSVTFLPLKDLRYTQTALQGHTWFMSSMHDTHEEYEVQYQQFPSENSHGRLLCLKGRDKHDGSWNSYALAWPETLPFNATLMKGLTFVSYNHYNYDNIWHGLSAMVPFVAWHKKNKCEIPNRWVLYHWGELRLNMGLWLKTLMEATFDGPPYIEGFEGVLGDDEPVCFEKAVVMRHNEGGMSRERRMEVYDLMRCKARMYCNVSLEGRVAEVNDKGVPVIGITMFMRTGPRSFRNQTEVIGIFERECAKVDSCRVMVAYSNNLSFCEQVKLMSMTDILVSPHGAQLTNMFLMDRNSSVMEFFPKGWLKLAGVGQYVYHWIASWSGMRHQGAWRDPNGDKCPYPEDDRRCMSIFKSGKIGHNETYFGEWARNVLAEVKTRKMEEASKKISSTGSDVERIIKNQPWSFDKHLVVLQTFEEFSKLKDLGFDKALFRVQVHDIAESIWETIGEVRRSPKSTDDDGGNFIQERFTVDITLPLCRGRVFKLENGEKSWVCFQYERDGRWKHYEKQCELWIRSKSSLTTDKRQFGSYIRAAPYQTGGRREILVLGYYDQVATTEKVPSEEGSPSVAAVIGKSNTVTEDDKERIKAVINSKGLVLGESIHITSEFLSHEAKVSSVGSRVEVLEVENSKLKKDLISAMDKTNTIKEKVKVLGDNLRA